A window of Stenotrophomonas indicatrix genomic DNA:
GATGTAGTTCTTGCGCATGCGGCCGGAGATGTGGGCAATGATTTCGTGCCCATTTTCCAGACGAACGCGGAAAGTGGTGTTCGGCAGCGTCTCGCTGACGGTGCCCTCGAACTCGATGGAATCGTCTTTCGACATGTAGTCCTGTGCGGTTCAGAAAACGGCCACG
This region includes:
- the infA gene encoding translation initiation factor IF-1 translates to MSKDDSIEFEGTVSETLPNTTFRVRLENGHEIIAHISGRMRKNYIRILTGDRVKVEMTPYDLTKGRITYRMK